One region of Desulfovulcanus ferrireducens genomic DNA includes:
- a CDS encoding PP2C family protein-serine/threonine phosphatase, giving the protein MAETIKALIIDDSSFYRRMLVSLLKGRFDFVEAKDGEEAIDKYLSFSPDIILLDLNMPKINGLEVIDYIRNKANNNDVFIIVLTGEESQEVKIKALNLGANDFLTKPFSKEELIARIGVAERQVYLLFRLHKAYERMAQELNMVADLQERLLPRSNFSFPGVDLQSLYIPSGMASGDYFDYFAVKKDVLRFVVADVSGHGARAAYIMAMVRTLFYMTKQHYTSLSESVRLINEHLCQVLGEEPDFITLFACDLDLAQKKIEYVNAGHCPGLVKVDGQKILRLDAYLPVLGFFPLEVEAKKIDFTQSVGVFLFTDGFYEWELSPKNAFGLDRFLRLVENLLRSERFYLEEVKDKLDSIPVLPPVYRDDLTALWVETKSE; this is encoded by the coding sequence ATGGCCGAGACAATTAAAGCCCTTATTATTGATGATTCCAGTTTTTATCGAAGAATGTTGGTTAGCCTGCTAAAAGGGAGGTTTGACTTTGTTGAAGCCAAAGATGGCGAAGAAGCCATCGATAAATATCTAAGCTTTTCTCCTGATATAATTTTATTGGACTTAAATATGCCTAAGATCAATGGCCTGGAAGTCATAGATTATATCCGCAATAAAGCCAATAACAATGATGTTTTTATCATAGTCTTGACCGGAGAAGAGTCACAGGAAGTTAAGATTAAGGCACTTAATCTTGGGGCCAATGACTTTTTGACCAAGCCATTTTCTAAAGAAGAACTCATCGCCAGAATTGGAGTGGCTGAAAGGCAGGTTTATTTGTTATTCAGGCTGCACAAGGCGTACGAACGAATGGCCCAGGAACTAAATATGGTTGCTGATTTGCAAGAAAGACTTTTGCCAAGAAGCAACTTTTCTTTCCCCGGTGTTGATTTACAGTCTTTATACATCCCTTCGGGTATGGCCAGTGGTGACTATTTTGACTATTTTGCTGTCAAAAAGGATGTGCTGCGCTTTGTGGTAGCCGATGTTTCCGGACATGGGGCCCGGGCTGCTTACATAATGGCTATGGTCAGGACCTTATTTTATATGACTAAACAGCACTATACGTCTTTGAGTGAAAGCGTCCGTCTTATAAATGAACATTTATGTCAGGTGTTAGGGGAGGAACCCGATTTTATCACCTTGTTTGCCTGTGATTTGGATTTGGCTCAAAAAAAGATTGAATATGTAAATGCAGGTCATTGCCCAGGGCTAGTAAAAGTCGATGGACAGAAGATTTTGCGATTGGATGCTTATCTGCCGGTTTTAGGTTTTTTCCCTTTAGAAGTTGAAGCTAAGAAGATTGATTTCACTCAAAGCGTGGGTGTATTTTTGTTTACAGATGGATTTTATGAATGGGAGCTCTCTCCCAAAAATGCTTTTGGTTTGGATAGATTTTTGAGGTTGGTAGAGAATTTGCTACGATCCGAAAGGTTTTACCTGGAAGAAGTAAAGGATAAATTAGATTCCATACCAGTTCTTCCTCCTGTGTATCGCGATGATCTGACAGCTTTATGGGTAGAGACAAAATCAGAGTAG
- a CDS encoding ATP-binding protein — protein sequence MKITLKTTATPYTVRLVVKAVMTILEELIENDLLYELQLALTEACNNIVVHAYDGKEGELELRLKVVPLEYIQFEVIDWGKVFNSPSILSSCSLVLPKEEATSGRGIFIIRKVADKFVYKRVDGKNLIIIRKYIQEEKWKVYK from the coding sequence ATGAAGATTACTCTTAAAACTACTGCAACACCGTATACAGTTCGGTTGGTGGTTAAGGCCGTGATGACTATTTTAGAAGAGCTAATTGAAAATGATCTCCTTTATGAATTGCAACTGGCCCTGACCGAGGCATGTAACAATATAGTTGTACATGCCTATGATGGAAAGGAAGGAGAGCTGGAGTTGAGATTGAAGGTTGTTCCTCTCGAATATATTCAATTTGAAGTTATAGACTGGGGTAAAGTTTTTAATAGCCCTAGTATCCTGTCAAGTTGTTCCCTTGTATTGCCTAAAGAGGAGGCAACATCAGGGCGGGGTATTTTTATTATACGAAAAGTGGCTGACAAGTTTGTTTATAAACGGGTTGATGGTAAGAATTTAATAATAATTCGTAAGTATATTCAGGAGGAAAAGTGGAAAGTTTACAAATAG
- the queD gene encoding 6-carboxytetrahydropterin synthase QueD, whose product MGTTNSKWFLRVRSEFSASHQLRHYAGKCEALHGHNFQVEVEVWGDQLEPKTGILIDFKVLKKHLQTVLDKLDHKHLNDLDEFKEKNPSSELLAKFIFKHMKSLLPGDKVKLSYVMVAEKSSSMAFYREDE is encoded by the coding sequence ATGGGTACAACAAACTCAAAATGGTTTTTACGGGTGAGGTCGGAGTTCAGTGCTTCTCATCAGTTAAGGCACTATGCAGGAAAATGTGAAGCGTTGCATGGACACAATTTCCAGGTAGAGGTGGAAGTGTGGGGAGATCAGCTTGAGCCCAAAACAGGAATATTAATTGATTTTAAAGTGTTAAAAAAACATTTACAAACTGTCCTGGACAAACTTGACCACAAGCATTTGAATGATCTTGATGAGTTTAAAGAAAAGAATCCATCTTCCGAACTTCTGGCTAAGTTTATATTTAAGCACATGAAGAGTCTTTTACCCGGTGATAAAGTTAAGCTTTCTTATGTTATGGTCGCAGAGAAAAGTAGTTCCATGGCGTTTTACCGGGAGGATGAGTAA
- a CDS encoding DUF342 domain-containing protein, with translation MPYYLHHYFDPYFDYQKLKPKQLEKGKVDYYNLGYVQNVIAGQVLAEWKEIAPEDVDQYDQNFIYDKKEFPIGPNCAVNPQNEDQLIATANGYVFYYQGKIAVKTVLNVRRDVDFHTGNIYFVGDMIVHGSVRSGFEIRANNIRVKRLVEGAKVEAGGSMVIEEGVKGSGQALIKAGENLRTPFCEKAELVVQEKLIIDGLCLHSVLFAGKYVMVKGRLIGGHVCSSSLVYAGEQLGGGMGAKTVLVLGYDALLFREVRQIEQSISELKKDIFLVESKLRKGPEYEKEYGPKLRTLEGKLRIFTKKREELWTRMEGSLNHKARVICPGEIRPGVEISIGPAYYKVDDFLQDVCFYFEDDEIKLKSPAMDN, from the coding sequence ATGCCCTACTATTTACATCATTATTTTGATCCCTATTTTGATTATCAGAAATTAAAGCCTAAACAGCTGGAAAAAGGTAAGGTTGATTACTACAACTTGGGCTATGTCCAGAATGTCATAGCCGGTCAAGTTCTTGCTGAGTGGAAAGAGATAGCTCCTGAAGATGTTGATCAATATGATCAGAATTTTATTTATGATAAAAAAGAATTTCCTATAGGACCTAACTGTGCTGTAAATCCACAAAATGAAGATCAACTCATTGCTACGGCCAATGGCTATGTTTTTTATTACCAGGGCAAAATAGCGGTTAAAACAGTGCTTAATGTGCGCCGGGACGTGGATTTTCACACCGGCAATATTTATTTTGTGGGCGATATGATCGTCCATGGTTCTGTCCGTTCAGGTTTCGAGATCAGGGCCAATAATATCCGGGTAAAAAGGCTCGTTGAAGGGGCTAAAGTGGAAGCTGGTGGGTCAATGGTTATCGAGGAAGGGGTCAAAGGAAGTGGCCAGGCTCTGATCAAAGCCGGAGAAAATTTGCGTACTCCTTTTTGTGAAAAGGCCGAGCTGGTTGTGCAAGAAAAATTGATCATAGATGGTTTGTGTTTGCACAGCGTTTTATTTGCGGGGAAGTATGTAATGGTCAAAGGTAGGCTGATAGGCGGTCATGTTTGTTCTTCCTCATTAGTTTATGCCGGAGAGCAACTAGGAGGAGGGATGGGAGCTAAGACTGTTCTAGTTCTGGGTTATGATGCCTTGTTATTCAGAGAGGTTCGCCAGATTGAACAAAGTATTTCTGAGTTAAAAAAAGATATTTTTTTAGTGGAGAGCAAGCTTCGTAAGGGGCCGGAATACGAAAAAGAATATGGTCCGAAACTTAGAACTTTAGAAGGAAAACTAAGAATTTTTACTAAGAAAAGAGAGGAGTTGTGGACAAGGATGGAGGGAAGCCTCAACCACAAGGCCAGGGTTATATGTCCCGGTGAGATTAGGCCTGGTGTGGAGATTAGTATTGGACCAGCTTATTATAAGGTAGATGATTTTTTACAAGATGTCTGTTTTTACTTTGAAGATGATGAGATTAAATTAAAATCACCGGCGATGGATAACTAG
- a CDS encoding STAS domain-containing protein, with protein sequence MESLQIDKQGMLCLISLQGELTLEIVEEVKAKFEDIFADDWDVLVINLAKINFLDSSGIGLLVATNNKAKHSGKKFYLLAPSEQVIKTLKLVNLLHFFDILDNEDDLITVMPD encoded by the coding sequence GTGGAAAGTTTACAAATAGACAAACAAGGTATGCTGTGTCTGATTAGTCTCCAGGGCGAACTTACCCTGGAGATTGTGGAAGAGGTTAAGGCTAAATTTGAAGATATTTTTGCTGATGACTGGGATGTCCTGGTCATTAATTTGGCTAAGATTAATTTTTTAGATAGTTCAGGTATTGGGCTCTTAGTAGCAACTAATAATAAAGCCAAGCATAGTGGTAAAAAATTTTATTTGCTTGCGCCATCTGAGCAGGTAATAAAGACCTTAAAGTTAGTTAATTTGCTGCATTTTTTTGACATTCTTGATAATGAAGATGATTTGATAACAGTTATGCCAGACTAA
- the dtd gene encoding D-aminoacyl-tRNA deacylase, producing the protein MRILLQRVKRAMVTVDGQTVAEIDTGILLFVGFTHPDTKLWQDKAWDKILQKIVNLRIFPDSKGKLNLSLTDIDGEILLVSQFTLFADCRKGRRPSFSHAAHPVEAEKLFNKFKNDLQRLWPKVQTGVFGAEMDVQLCNWGPVTIWIDSDEF; encoded by the coding sequence ATGCGCATCCTATTGCAGAGAGTAAAAAGAGCCATGGTGACTGTAGATGGTCAGACCGTAGCTGAAATAGATACAGGGATTCTGCTCTTTGTAGGTTTTACTCATCCGGATACAAAGCTCTGGCAGGATAAGGCCTGGGACAAGATTTTACAAAAAATTGTAAATCTCAGGATTTTTCCTGATAGTAAAGGTAAGCTAAATTTGAGTCTGACCGATATAGATGGTGAAATTCTTTTGGTATCTCAATTTACACTGTTTGCCGATTGTCGTAAGGGAAGACGACCGAGTTTTAGTCATGCTGCTCATCCAGTAGAGGCCGAGAAACTTTTTAATAAATTTAAAAATGATCTCCAAAGGTTATGGCCGAAAGTGCAGACAGGCGTTTTCGGAGCGGAAATGGATGTGCAATTGTGTAACTGGGGGCCTGTGACCATCTGGATAGATAGCGATGAGTTTTGA
- a CDS encoding lactate utilization protein translates to MKKFLENYWTIKLNEVKENLEANNFEVFLVNNVEEAREVVLQKIWPAITPVSVSWGGSRTFKQTGLYDELKKMDLKVIDTYVPGLSKDEAMELRRKSLFVDLYVTGTNAITENGALVNLDMIGNRVGAITFGPKFVLVLAGRNKIVPDFEAAVTRIKEYAAPANAMRLDKKTPCTKTSSCHNCESPDRICNVWTITEKSFPKGRIKIVLINEDLGI, encoded by the coding sequence ATGAAAAAATTTCTAGAAAACTATTGGACCATTAAGCTGAATGAGGTCAAAGAAAATCTGGAGGCCAATAATTTTGAGGTGTTTTTAGTCAATAATGTAGAGGAGGCCAGGGAGGTAGTATTGCAAAAAATTTGGCCTGCAATAACTCCTGTCTCGGTATCCTGGGGAGGGTCCAGAACTTTTAAACAGACTGGGCTTTATGATGAATTAAAAAAAATGGATCTGAAGGTCATCGATACTTATGTCCCTGGCTTGTCAAAAGACGAAGCAATGGAACTAAGACGCAAGTCTCTCTTTGTTGATTTATATGTCACTGGAACCAATGCCATCACAGAAAATGGCGCCCTGGTGAACCTGGATATGATCGGAAACAGAGTAGGGGCCATCACTTTCGGACCGAAATTTGTTTTGGTGCTGGCCGGGAGAAACAAGATCGTGCCTGACTTTGAAGCTGCTGTAACTCGCATCAAAGAGTATGCTGCTCCTGCAAATGCCATGCGACTTGATAAGAAGACTCCGTGTACCAAAACCAGTTCTTGTCATAACTGCGAAAGCCCGGATCGAATCTGCAATGTTTGGACTATAACAGAGAAGTCCTTTCCTAAAGGACGGATAAAGATAGTTCTTATAAATGAGGATCTGGGAATCTAA
- the dnaE gene encoding DNA polymerase III subunit alpha has translation MSGFVHLHCHTEYSLLDGAIKIKDLCARAVDYGLPAAAITDHGNLFGAVIFYTTARDFGLNPIIGCEVYVAQNHQEKGQERYHLVLLAENKTGYHNLIKIVTKGWLDGFYYKPRVDKEILKKYSDGLIALSACLQGEVQYKLQKEGFEAGLNSAREYAHIFPGRFYLEMQANGIREQEEVNAKLQEMAQKTGLPLVATNDCHYLTKDDVQAHDILLCIQTNSKVDEPSRMRFNTDELYFKSPEEMERAFKDCPQALENVQEIAQRCQVELDLGKHYFPVYALPEGMTLEDEFVRLAREGLKQRLKDLPYSVDEEKYWERLEQELEIICQKGFAGYFLIVQDFINWAKAQGIPVGPGRGSAAGSLVAYALKITNLDPIKYKLLFERFLNVERTSLPDIDVDFCYDRREEVIRYVTEKYGKDSVAQITTFGTMKAKAVVRDVARAMGLSLSLADKIAKLIPDELKMTIDKALEKEPDLKKMVEEDERIARLMDICRRLEGLARHASTHAAGIVISDKPMDEYLPLYRGKKGEVVTQFDMKRVEKVGLIKFDFLGLKTLTVISDTLKLARQGGKQVPDMDKLPLDDEKTFELLCAGETDGVFQLESSGMRKVLTDLKPNCFEDIIALLALYRPGPLESGMVNDFIRRKHGQIPVEYPHEALESILKETYGVILYQEQVMQIAAVLANYSLGDGDILRRAMGKKEPAVMAAQRTKFMQGARENNVPEEVAEHIFDLMEKFAGYGFNKSHSAAYALISYQTAYLKAHYPVEFMAALITSEVNNTDKVITHINACRDMNIEVLPPDINHSHYYFSVEGGKMRFGLAGIKNVGQGAIEEIVREREENGPYSSLLNFCERVNLRKVTKRVIEMLIKSGAMDCFGCSRNGLLAGMEKVVARAQQKAKHKSKGQLSFLSLVQKDSDSISGLGLDCPQNSLEEFSDEEKLKMEKEALGLYLSGHPLLPFKEEIKRLGINELQRCRELSAGTEVHVAVMVVGKKEHLNKKGEKMAFCQIEDLSASAEVTFFADVYAQYKSLLDSEEPLFLKAKISAYEGLQNTESDSEDNDRPKQIKLLGQEVQLLQDAINNDHRPINITIDIAQKGENGESGVWTGLKKIIEKYPGQVPVQLSLLGEDFECKLQLGPEYGISPNQRFWTELERLKD, from the coding sequence ATGTCCGGATTTGTTCATCTGCATTGTCATACAGAATATAGTCTCCTGGACGGGGCCATCAAAATTAAGGATCTCTGTGCCAGGGCCGTGGACTATGGTCTGCCTGCCGCAGCCATTACAGATCATGGCAATCTTTTCGGGGCTGTCATATTTTATACCACAGCCAGAGATTTTGGCTTAAATCCTATTATTGGTTGTGAAGTTTATGTAGCCCAGAATCATCAAGAAAAGGGTCAGGAACGTTATCATTTGGTGCTTCTGGCCGAGAATAAAACAGGTTACCATAATCTCATCAAGATTGTCACCAAAGGCTGGCTAGACGGGTTTTATTATAAGCCGCGCGTGGATAAAGAGATTTTAAAAAAATACAGTGATGGACTTATTGCCCTGTCAGCCTGTTTGCAGGGAGAAGTTCAGTATAAATTACAAAAGGAGGGTTTTGAGGCCGGGCTCAACTCTGCCAGAGAGTATGCCCATATTTTTCCAGGCAGGTTTTATCTGGAAATGCAGGCAAACGGGATTAGAGAGCAGGAAGAAGTCAATGCAAAGCTCCAGGAAATGGCTCAAAAAACAGGTCTGCCTTTGGTGGCTACCAATGATTGTCATTATTTGACCAAAGATGATGTACAGGCCCATGATATTTTGCTCTGCATCCAGACCAATTCCAAGGTGGATGAGCCAAGCCGGATGCGTTTTAATACTGATGAGCTTTATTTTAAATCTCCTGAAGAGATGGAAAGGGCATTTAAAGATTGTCCACAGGCCCTGGAGAATGTGCAGGAGATTGCCCAAAGATGCCAGGTAGAACTCGACCTGGGCAAACACTATTTCCCGGTTTACGCCCTGCCTGAAGGCATGACCCTGGAAGACGAGTTTGTCCGTCTGGCCCGGGAGGGGCTGAAACAAAGGTTAAAAGATTTGCCCTATTCTGTGGACGAGGAAAAGTACTGGGAGAGATTGGAACAAGAGCTGGAGATTATCTGTCAGAAGGGTTTTGCCGGTTACTTTTTGATCGTTCAGGATTTTATCAACTGGGCCAAAGCACAAGGCATACCAGTAGGCCCCGGGAGAGGTTCGGCAGCAGGTAGTCTGGTGGCCTACGCCTTAAAAATCACCAACCTTGATCCTATCAAATACAAACTCCTTTTTGAGCGATTTTTAAATGTGGAGCGGACAAGCTTGCCGGATATTGACGTGGATTTTTGCTATGATCGGCGAGAAGAAGTTATCCGCTATGTAACTGAAAAATACGGCAAGGATAGTGTTGCCCAGATCACCACTTTCGGGACGATGAAAGCCAAGGCCGTGGTCAGGGACGTAGCCCGGGCAATGGGACTTAGCTTGTCCTTGGCGGATAAAATCGCCAAGCTTATCCCCGATGAACTGAAAATGACTATAGATAAGGCCCTGGAAAAGGAGCCTGATTTAAAAAAGATGGTGGAGGAAGATGAACGTATAGCCAGACTCATGGATATCTGCCGGCGCTTGGAGGGACTGGCCAGACATGCTTCCACCCATGCTGCCGGAATTGTCATATCTGACAAGCCCATGGATGAATATCTTCCTCTGTACCGGGGGAAAAAGGGTGAAGTTGTTACCCAGTTTGATATGAAGCGGGTGGAAAAGGTGGGCCTGATCAAATTCGACTTTTTGGGCCTGAAAACCCTGACCGTGATAAGCGACACTTTAAAACTGGCCCGGCAGGGTGGAAAACAAGTCCCGGATATGGATAAACTTCCCCTTGATGATGAGAAGACTTTCGAGCTTCTTTGCGCCGGAGAGACAGACGGTGTGTTCCAGCTGGAAAGCTCCGGAATGCGCAAGGTACTAACTGATCTTAAACCCAATTGTTTTGAAGATATTATTGCTCTTTTGGCTCTGTATCGACCTGGACCTCTGGAAAGTGGTATGGTCAATGATTTTATTCGCCGCAAACACGGTCAGATCCCTGTAGAATATCCCCATGAGGCTCTGGAGTCGATTTTAAAAGAAACTTACGGGGTCATTCTCTACCAGGAACAGGTAATGCAGATAGCCGCTGTGCTGGCCAATTATTCTTTAGGAGACGGAGATATTTTACGTCGGGCCATGGGTAAAAAAGAGCCAGCAGTGATGGCCGCGCAAAGGACCAAATTCATGCAGGGCGCACGTGAGAACAATGTCCCGGAAGAAGTAGCCGAGCATATTTTCGATTTGATGGAAAAATTTGCCGGGTATGGGTTTAATAAGTCTCACAGCGCTGCTTATGCTCTGATCTCTTATCAGACTGCATATTTAAAAGCCCACTATCCGGTGGAGTTCATGGCGGCCCTGATTACTTCCGAAGTGAACAATACGGATAAAGTCATTACCCACATCAATGCCTGCCGGGATATGAACATAGAGGTCCTCCCTCCGGACATTAATCATAGCCACTACTATTTTAGTGTTGAGGGTGGCAAGATGCGTTTTGGACTGGCCGGAATAAAGAATGTGGGGCAAGGGGCTATTGAAGAGATTGTCAGGGAAAGAGAAGAAAATGGTCCTTATTCCAGTTTGCTCAACTTTTGTGAACGGGTGAACCTTAGAAAAGTGACCAAAAGGGTCATCGAGATGCTCATTAAAAGCGGGGCCATGGATTGTTTTGGATGTAGCAGAAATGGACTCCTCGCAGGCATGGAGAAAGTTGTGGCCAGGGCTCAGCAAAAAGCCAAACATAAGAGCAAAGGCCAACTATCATTTTTAAGTCTGGTCCAAAAAGACTCTGATTCAATCTCTGGTCTTGGATTGGATTGTCCGCAAAATAGTCTGGAAGAATTTTCAGATGAAGAGAAATTAAAAATGGAAAAAGAGGCCTTAGGCCTTTATCTTAGCGGACATCCTCTTTTACCCTTTAAGGAGGAGATAAAAAGACTGGGTATAAATGAATTGCAGCGTTGTCGTGAACTGTCGGCAGGAACAGAGGTTCATGTGGCCGTCATGGTCGTAGGCAAAAAGGAACATCTAAACAAAAAAGGTGAGAAGATGGCTTTTTGCCAGATCGAGGATTTAAGTGCCAGTGCCGAAGTGACCTTTTTTGCCGATGTCTACGCACAGTACAAAAGTCTTTTAGACAGTGAAGAGCCTTTGTTTCTTAAAGCTAAAATAAGTGCCTACGAGGGATTGCAAAACACCGAAAGCGATAGTGAAGACAATGATAGACCTAAGCAAATAAAACTTCTGGGCCAGGAGGTGCAGCTTTTACAAGATGCCATTAACAATGACCATCGTCCCATAAACATTACCATAGACATAGCTCAAAAAGGAGAAAATGGTGAAAGCGGGGTCTGGACGGGGTTGAAGAAAATTATAGAGAAGTATCCCGGTCAGGTTCCGGTACAGCTCTCGCTGTTAGGCGAGGATTTTGAATGCAAATTGCAGCTTGGCCCTGAGTATGGAATAAGTCCCAATCAGAGGTTTTGGACAGAACTTGAAAGGTTAAAAGACTAA